Genomic window (Nicotiana sylvestris chromosome 7, ASM39365v2, whole genome shotgun sequence):
CAACGCTACAAGAGGCAAGCTTTGAAGCTTTTGTTTCACAATCCACCTCTCAATAATATCTTTAATAATCAACCTTTCCTCTTCAAACGACCAGCACCTCCCAGCACTAGTTACTGCAAGAACTGCAAATCTCCTAGCTAAGGCATTAAGGACGATTAGCCTTTCTTCAGGTAGACCCGCACAATTTGGGCACTTAGGTGATCTATCCCAAAAGTTAGCTGCTTTACCATTACAACCATGTGCCAGAAAGAGAATTGCCTTGGGTGAGTCTGCGTTTTGCCATATTAAATCTGTTCCATTTCTGAACTCCACAGTTGGGTCTAACTTAACCGAAGAGCTAAAGCTATTCCAATTTTGTATCAATAAACCAGATGATGAATCAGATCTTTCTCCAGTTTCTCTATACAAAATAAAAACTAGGACACAAATTAAAATGAGAAATGTAGTAATAATCGGCATTCGCATATGCTGGGCATTATTTTGTTGTTTCAGCATCCGATTTCCCCGTTTGAGCATGCCTGGAAAAACAATCAATATAATAGGATCATACATTTTAGCAGCACATCTCTAGACAACTTTAAAACAGGTCAAAATGCACGTTATCATACAAAAGAGAGCGACAAACCTAATGAAAACCCTAGAAATACATGCTTTTGGGGGGTTAAAATAAGTAACCCGAACTTCAATTTCAAATATATAGAATCATTTGTTAAATGTCATTTATTGAAATACAGAGGAACAAAAATCACATTACATTAAATAGCATGAAACCTCTTAATTGAAGAATTAGTCAGTTAGCAAAGAAGGAAAACAAACTCTCTTTTCTGTAAGGTAGAATGAATTAGTAAGCCACTTTTGCATAAAATCAAACAAGTCCCGGGCATCACATTGTCAATTGATAAAGCATGTGAACTAAGATTGCGAACACCAATATACAAACCGAATCGTTTGAATTAATACTAATGAAACCGGGTATTGTAAATTACCTTAAAGCGCTTCACTAATGATGTCTCAAATTATTCTGTGAGGTTTTAGTGCTACCGGCCAAAAACTATTCATATCAATATCAATGAAGAATGAAGAAAGCTACTTACACGCGCCACGACGCGAGTACCCGAGCATGTCGCCAACTCCAATTTTGGGACTGGGCTCCCTTACAAATATTTTGATCCCAACAagtacaaaagaaaaaagggattttacacaaatagccgttcatatttattatttattttttctagtcATATGCATAATTTCTAAATTgattataaataattatatacatataatacaTATATCATGCCTAGTATGCCTCCACGGGCGATTTTTAATTTAAGTAGTTGAGTTGACAGCTATTTAGGTTAATTGTTCAAGAAAATACTTGGAACTCTTGCAGTTTGAACCGAGGCCCAAGTTTCATTTGTTAGCCCGAGTTTGCGGTAAGTGCACAAGCAATCATTCTTATGGTTAGGGCTACTATTTAGACTTTAGAGACTAGTCAATACTTATTTTGTCTTaaaaatttaaactaacatttctAATTTCAGGACAATTCAGAGAATTTGTATCCCGAAATGTTGAATTGAAAAACTGAAATTAAAGACACATTGACTAATTTTTAAATAGCAGCCCCTTTGAATGACTATTTGGTGTCATTTCTACCCCGAGTTTTAGTTGTTAGCCCGAGTTTAGTTACCCTCAATGTAATAATAAGATCACAacgatctttacacaaatagttgGATAAAGATTTGTGGTTTTTTTCTAGccggtatatataaattatatactaATTATACACACGTAAATTACACGTTCATCAACTAATTTTAATTTAAGCGGTTGAACGGGCAGCTATTTAGGTTTGGAAGCTCATGAATATTAAGATACTAATAAGATCATAGGGATTTTTTCGGAGCATGTATAAAAGTTATAGATATTCGTGCGTGTGTAtgacataaagaaaatactttatTTCCTGTTAAATTATGCATATTGCGTGTGCGTGTATATAGACAAATTTATCTTTTATCGATTTTATACCAACTAGCGTAAGATCTACTAAGTGCCAGTCCTTTGCAACTCATGTAGGTTACTAATTTTTCTAATTTACTTCCATGTACAGTCAACTTAATTAAAGCACCAAAGTGAAACAAA
Coding sequences:
- the LOC104222326 gene encoding uncharacterized protein, coding for MLGYSRRGACMLKRGNRMLKQQNNAQHMRMPIITTFLILICVLVFILYRETGERSDSSSGLLIQNWNSFSSSVKLDPTVEFRNGTDLIWQNADSPKAILFLAHGCNGKAANFWDRSPKCPNCAGLPEERLIVLNALARRFAVLAVTSAGRCWSFEEERLIIKDIIERWIVKQKLQSLPLVALGASSGGYFVSALATDLRFSSITIMIAEGLFGQMDTPKNYPPTLFVHMPKDERRRRRIQRYLTLLKGKGIDVAEVK